The sequence taaaattttatcaatataaaaattataaataaatgaataaaaaattataaaattatacataaacttgaattctaCGTGTTAATAATAAGTACaaatgtcaaaattaaaaattatatttattagagTATAATAACACATAGCAAAACGTTTTtaataaactatatatatataaaaatattttttatttatttacatgtattaaaatgtttattttctatatatatatataatattcattaaatgtcatattctataataattaatttttctatttaaatattcattatctataAACTTAATAGCCATTATGTTCATTtcgtttaatatattattcgtcattgttaatattaatgttcattatttaataccataatttttattgtctgtatatataatgttcataaatattctcaaataaaatatttactatttataaaagtttttattgtttttgtgaTGTATATtggaaatattttataattaatataaacatttattatttatagacataatattcattagtttgttAATAGATATTCATCAAGTTAAAGttatactacaaatatttatattatagtacatattttttcaaaaaaaattaagttaacaaACAATGTACATGTTTAATGAACATAAGTTAATAAATGTTTAATatgaaatcaataaatataattatttaaaaaaatgatgtCAACATTTGATGTACACATTCGGCTCTAACACGCGCATCAATATCTGTCACACGtgtcaaatattttttcttataaataaaataatactgaATGGACTTCCGAGTACACAAAGTTATATGCACCGATTtccattttataatttataaaaagaagcTTAGTCAACCAAATTTTACGCCTAATGTCTCCATAGGGCAAGGCAATAGgacattaaaatttttgacaCGGAAGCGAAATCAGCGTCATTTTTTTACGAAAAACACTCAGTACATTtatcccaaaataaaaaaagaatatcagAACATTCCagaggaatatatttgaaTAAGCAAATTCGATGAGATGAAATATGATTTCGATAAGATCTATGGACTGGATGCCCTATCGTGAATGGGTTGTGGTTTATTAATCAGCCCAACCCATGCAAGCACACCCCTTTCTCTTGCAAGTCCAAATGATGGGTCCATTCTGTCTCCGAACTGACCTTTATCTATAGTCTGAAACAAGGGGCTAGGGCCCATTAGCCGTCTAACGATCCCATTGGAAACGTTTTTGgctcttaaatttttttgcatcatataaaaaaataaattatcccATTATTTCATGCTTTTATATTCGAGAGAAtaaaggattttttttttaattaaggaAGTATCAtgtatcttatattttaataatttttagatatataaatattattttttcatattatagaTACTGATATAAAATAACTTCTTATAGTAAGCAATTTAGTATCCAATTAAAGGCTTTGTGGCACAGtagattattataatatattatttttaatattttaaacaaataatttatcttatatttatagatgTTATCTTACTTTAGAATTATATTCTAGTGATGATTTCCAAAGTgctaaaaaattgaaaaccaTATagtagtattttaatttataaattagagCTCATTTTATATCATCTTATATTGAATTTGGATAACTTGGACAAACTACAAACGTTCATAAAGCTAATACAAATTTGTCGGAAACAACAAGTTGTCAACTTCAAGTGTGTGATTAAATGGGATGACAGTAATAGAATCATCTTAACAGATATATCAACTTACCCATTATGCACATGAGATAAATCTAATCATGGTGGGGAAACATATTATTAGGATctactaaataattaagttataaATGTGAAATAGTGGGGTCTAAATTGAATTTCCCTTTTTTGGATACTAAGAGAAATATAAAGTGGGCCCAAACTTAAAAGAGAAGAAGTCCATGGTAATTTAGTTACTGCATCACATCAAATTTCCCATGGTCCCCCTCACGAAACCCATATGGGGACCCTATGACTATTATATTACCAACTCCAAATGCCTACACACGGTTTAACGGCGTCTTGGATGGAAAGAGACATATTTTGACGGAGACCCAGTCAAGCTCAGTCATACTTGAAAAGACTTTGACGCATTGTCTTAGTCACAGCCAATGAAAGTTCCGGTAATGCAAAAGGAATAAAAGTCAAAATAAGGTAATCCAATCAAATTATGCCTTGATGTACCAGCATAAGGATAGAAATGACGAACGTTAAATCTAACTGGAAGGAAAAGTGAGGACTATGGATATTTTGTCTGTATTCTAAAAGGAGTAGGAATGTTGGAAGCTGGGGAAGCAAAGCAAAACCGCATGGCTAAAAATGGCGGCACCGATACAACCTTAGCTTTATCGACAGCGGTTGCAAATTAGAGATAAGAGTATCAAGTTCTTACAAtagattttttgtttttaagttCGAGATACATTGTGCTGTGGCGTGAGTTCTAAGGTTGTttgtttctgttttctttCGATGGGAAAGTTGGATCGTTGTTGTTGATGGTATTATGGGAACAAGAAGTGGGGTTTCTTTTGTGGgttcaaagaaagaagataaagCCAAAGACCTCGAAGTGTTAAGAATGCAAGCTAAGGAATCTTATAGAGTTATGTCTGAAGACCACCATCATCATGAAGGGTCGACTCAGTTAttaccatcatcatcatcttcttcttcttcttgtagTGGTAGTTTTGATGGCGGTGGAAGcggtgctggtgctggtggGCCTTTGTTTTATAGTAGAAGCAACCGTGTTGCGTGTTTTGGCGATATATACGATGTGGTTGGCGCTAGTGATGCAGATGCAGTATTGGCAGGATCAAAGTTCTCTTCGTTTACCTTCAATCTCTCAGGTaaaattctcttcttttctaatttcttttcctattaCCTTGTAATGATAAATCTTGCTAGTCTAGAGAGAGAGGAGATCTAAAATTGATGTAAATCTCATCTCTCTTTCTTAGGAGAAATGACACCATCATCTATGAATATGGGAGTCCCTTTCACAGCTGCTCAGTTGCAAGAACTGGAAAGACAGACCATAATTTACAAGCATATGATGGCTTCTATTCCTGTCCCTCCTGAACTACTTATACCCATCACTAAAACTCAATCAAACGCCTCTCCGACACAATTCCATGGTAAAATATCACTACTACTTCTCCAAATTTCGCATCTTTTTACAGTGTAAATATGGTAGATTAAGTACTTATTATATAgctcataaaaaaaaaaaaattattatgtttgCTGTATTTATTAGTTGTAAAAGGTTCATTAGAAATGGGGATTTCAAGCTGTACAAACTCGGATCCGGAGCCATGGAGATGCAAAAGAACAGATGGAAAGAAATGGAGATGCTCAAGAGATGTGGCACCTGACCAGAAGTATTGTGAGAGACATTCTCACAAGAGCCGCCCTCGTTCAAGAAAGCCTGTGGAATTACATACTGACTCCATGGCCAGCAATAGTAATAATTATATCACTAATACTCAGTTGCTTAATCAAAAACCACACTTTCCAAGCCAAACAAATTCCCATTTATCAAACTTCCCTAGTGCAATGGTCTCTGCTTCTGCTACTGCTGCCAATTCATTTAATCAGCCCAggtaaattaattagtatattttttttattacttttatagaCACTGAATCTTAGGCTATTCATTGACCAAGTTATTCTAGTATTTATGTTAGTTGTAATAGTTTATTATCCTTGCTTGTGATGTGTgttcaaaatccaaaatcattacttgTGATGTGTACTTGAGTAGTCAAGTTGGTGTCTTTTGTCGCTTGTGtgaataatttgattaataaacGGTGTCTTGTCGTGAAGGGGCTTGGAATGGTTCTTGAAGGGCGAGACAGCTCCTGTTCCTAGTAATTCCGATCAAGAATGGCATTATCTGAAGCAAGACAGAATCAAGGGTAGTGATGAAAAACTGTATCATTATAGAGAAGGACAATATGACTCAAATTcatatatgaatttaagagATAACAGTCACTCATTGCAAGCTCATCGCTTGAATGAAAATTGCAGCTTGTTATTAAGCCCCAAATCGACAATTCTAAACCCCAGTAGCCAGACCCAAGCACAAGAGACGAGGCATTTCTTAGATGCCTGGTCAACAGCAATGAGAGAGAGCAATGCTGGTGGACTTGACCATGATCAGTGTTCTGATTCTTCGAGTGAGAAAATACTGCCACTTTCAACTCTAACATTGTCAATGTGTGGTGTAAGTCAAACTAATGAGGAAAATGATAATGGACAAGCAAGTAGTACTTTTGGGATCATGGGTTCGGATAAAGATGCTGCCAGTGTTCTCAGACCACATTGGATGATGAACCATGGTTCATGGATGAGTTCACCACCTGGTGGACCGTTAGCTGAAGCGCTGTGCCTTGGCATTTCAAATAGTACAAGAGCTGATTCTAATTTGGCATCATCTAATGGGAGCAGCTATGACATTAACAATAATAGCTAATTTAAGTTTCAATTGTCTACCCCTTTTTGTGTCTCTGATTGCTAAGTGAAAACTAATGACTATGAAATGAACCTGCAACTGTACTTAATTGGGCAATCTAGATTCTAGTCCCTCTCCCTTTCTGTATCCATTTTGTAATACATCCCTATGGTTGAGCCAAGAAGAGGAGCTCCATAGTGCAAGGAATATGAGCTTCAGTGCATTGCTTGGCCGAGCCCatggtttttaatttttcctctcttctatctgttggttttttttttcctgctTTCCTGTTTTACAGACTACAATGTTTAGAAGCTAATTGGAATTTTAACAAGAAGTCAATGTCATGTCTTGATTacatttccttttttctcttttgccATCATACATACAATTTTAACAAAAGAGCTCCTGACAAAATTACAAATTGAGGTTATGATATTATGAGCATATAATTTTAGCAAATTTTTCCGTGTTCTGTTAAACTTCTAAATTTAGTGTTATGTAATCACAAATCATGTCTCAAGCCATGTAAGCACGTAGCTGGATTCTAGATCTCAATTGATGATATACTTGGATTGTCTGCAATAGTTATCCCAAATAGTTACAATGCGCATCAGAATTTTATATCCACCATTAGTGAATGTCATCACTGCATCGCATACAGTATTTGTATCAACATATTGTTTATAGGAACCAATAAAGGGATGAACTTGAATTGGGGTAAAAACAAGAATCACACTGGTCAACGGAAACAAGCAATAGTAACTAAGATTAATCAACTTCTAAGtcaatacaattaatagaatttGGATTAGTGTAACCACCTTAGATCAGTAGTTGAACAGGGAGATATTTCACCACCAATACTTTCAGTATAAAATGAATAGTTTGATCGGTGATCCATTCCAAGAAGTCCACATTGCACACTCTTGAAACTTGGGCTTCTCAAGTTCTGGCTAAAGCTACTATTACTACACCCAATTATATTGCTACAATGTGGCTCAGGAGCTGGATACGACAATCGTTTTTTGGCTGATGATGATCCACCGCGTTCTCTCTCAGGCGTAGATGGCCTCTGTCTTGGTGCACTCTGGGACCTGACCCTTGCCTTTGCAGATTCGGTGGCTGCCATGTAGTTTGGGATTGCAGCAGCAGTATTCACTCCACTTGCACCCATTCCATATCGATATCTGGAGCTTAAGCTTGGTGTATGTGCTGCTGAGAAGCATTTTTCTTCCTTTGGGCATCGAGGGCTCGCAGACCGCACTTGAAGGGGCTTGGTTTTGCAAGGAGATGGTGTTATGGGCGATTGGTGGAGACATAGATTGTGATGTACTGGAGCTCTAAGGAGAGAAGGAGAGGGTTGTTTCTGTTGGTGGTTTTGAGATTGAGACCTTCTAACAAAAGAAGTTGGAGTAGAATAAGAGTAAGGTCTTGAAGTATCGATTTCTACAGTTTTTATTGCTTCTCTTCTGTCAGTTGATCCTCTGCTACTATTGCTTTCCCATTGCTTTGTAGCCATCCATCGGTCGAGCCATCTTGTTCTTTCCTCTAGCTCCTTCTCATCCCCGGCTGATGGGTTCCTTCGAGACCTCCATATCTTGATTTTGGGTCATAAAGGTATGAGAAGCTTAGTtcatcataaataaataattaaaagccCAAGTACAGAGCAAGAGAACCAACCTGGCTAGAGAAAGCATAAGCAAGTGCCTTTTCACGTTTCAAAGCAgcttcctttttattttgcaCTATGGCTTCAAGCTCTCCACTTGTATATTGGCGGTCGTCCCAATCATCTAGAATAAAGCTTAGATCTCTGGACTGCAGTTAAAAGTTATTGTACCATTTCatatacatttatatatatatatatatagatatatatatatatgcaagaTTGATTCCTGATGATAACATGACAATAATGTTACTTACTAGGGACCTCCTCTCTCGGACTTCTTGAAGATATCTAGATTCCCACAAGCCATCGGTTTCAGCAAACATGGACTTTCTGCTCCCTTCATGTGATAGTCTTGCACGTTGGTCTCGAACCCGATCTTGTACTCGAACCAAAGCTTGCATGCACTTTAGTGTTAGTTTTGCTTGCTTTCTAACATTATGTCCTCTAACCAAAGCTTGAAGCTTCACTAGCCCTTTAAGTGCCCGTAGAGCTCTTCTTGCCTTCAAGCAATAATGAAATTTAGACAAGGATACTACCCATTAACCAATAAAATTGTTAACAATTGATTAACTTCACTACTTACTAGGTAGCCTCTAAATGCTGTTTGAATGATTACAGCAGCCCGGCGTTCTCGAACGAAACCTGAAGGCCTAGTGAGCCTAACAATTTCCACTGCTGCTTGGGCTGTGGCTGCTGCTGCTTCAGCTGCGGCTGCTGTGACTGCTGCTACTGCAATTGCATGGCTTTGCTGAGCACCTAAAGCAGGACTGACTGGTATTGTATTAGTAGCGGCATCATTAGTGTTTGTAACTGTCTTGGCTTCATATTGCTGAACATGAATGCTATTGCTGTTGGTCTTTCGAAATAGCCATCTTCGTTTCTCTCTTTTCTGCAAAAGAACCAAAGTTCCAAATACGTACCAAGAAATCAATGTAGAAACGTTGTTACATTTGCACATACAAGTGATTGATGATATTGATTGATAATTAccttttcttcctcttcttgcacatgttcttctcttcttctgcTACTCTTTGTCTCATTCTCCTTAATTGGAGACCTGAATGCTCTTTTCACTATTGTCAACCATGAGGTGCCACTCTTCTTTTCCATGGAGAGAGGTACAGGAAAAGCTTGATCACATTACACGAAGCGAATTAGGGTTCTAATACATAGGGAAAAAGAGGATCCTACGCAGTTGCAAGAATGATTCCTTGGCCACAAAAGattcatatataaaagaatgaaatgAATGAGAAAGGGAAAAGAGATAAGGAAGAGGACTATGAACGTAGTGATGCTTATTTGTGCCAGAATCTAACATACAGTACGACCTCCAATATATCTGTTAAAGGCGTAGGTGTTTTGTAGTGGCAtgagataaaaattaatggaaCAAGTGTCAGAAACTGTCAATTTAATAACTTTGTAAGAATTGATAAATGTGACGGACGAGGACatgagatttttaatatagattGCACAAACACATTATATAAAGAATCCAAAGtacattaaaaaaagaaaagaaaagaacagcTATCTCTTTTGTGATTGAGCATGCCTTAAATATACAGCTGACTACCCCTTTGTAATTGCATTCACGTGTTATGACTAGTTGTGAATGAGCAGCTAAAGGACGATGCTTAATTCAAATGTATTTATTCGTTATCAAATTATGCAACAGAAGAAGACCTCGAAGACCACCAGCCCAAAggaaacataaaataattgacaAACTGGGGAATCGTGGGTATGGGTTACAGGGACGAAGAAGAAGCTGGCTTCATTTCCCGGTAGACTGGTCAAAACTGTTCTGATATTGTGGTCTTATCGCACTGTCTACTTTCCGGAAATGTTTCTTGTCTGAATTTGCACAATAACGACAAAATGGTACTTGTAATGGCATTTTTTAGCCTTCAACTAGCAACAGTATTCCCATGTTACAATTTCTTTGCCACCCAGagtcctcttttcttttctttttttttctcaactCTTAAAGGTGAGGAAGCTCTTGCATTTTCCTTCATAGACCTGCCAAAGGGTAGCAGCTGCTTCCCTTTTCACTAAATTGCTTGTTTATATTCTACGTCTAAATGGATcgcatatttctttttgagtGATTAATTCATCAGTATGTTTCATGATTCCTAGCGTACTCTCTCTAACCGGCaactataaaaatacaaaGGCAACTGCatagcaaaataaataacaatatgATAACAAGAGTTAGTTTAAGCACTAGTTGGGTTCATCATTTTGGTTTCAAATTTGTAGCTAGCATCACAAGATACGAGCTCTGTATGAGAATATAactcaagtcaaaatgttatttacatataatataacaaaagtATGGGTGTAATTGAGTTAAGCGAATCTGCAAGTTATTCCCAATTAATTCGAAAATATTTGAGATACATTGGATGTTAATCAAGTGAAGCTcaattgtagaaaaatatgaacctgatagagcaaaatcacagctaataatttgagaaaataaagataaagaaagacaaaatacacaatagaacacacagatatacgtggaaaacccctaaacaaattagggtaaaaaccacgggcaatgatagaagaattttactataagaaaaaataatagaagttacaaactctttatttataaaggagaaaacattaaaattctctctttatccACAGTGCCCTCTTAGGAGGATCTGTGTATAGTTGTGAAGATAATGCCTTAAAAATTATAGGCATTGGAACTATCAGGTTGAAGATGCATGACGGTACAGTCCGCACTATTCAAGGAGTGCGACATGTGGAAGGTCTGAAGAAGAATTTGTTATCTCTGGGACAGCTGGATGATCTTAATTGCATTATCAAAGTTCAGAAAGGAATCATGAAGATTAGCCGAGGAGCGCTTGTAAttatgaaaggagaaaaaaattgCTGCTAATTTGTATATGTTTTTGGGAGAGACTGTGCATGAAGCAGAAGCATCTGTTGCTTCAAGTAGTTCAAGCGAGAGATCTGCAATGGTGTGGCATCAGAAGCTTGGACATATGTCTGAACAAGGCATGAAGATTCTTGCTGAGAAAAATCTACTTCCTGGTCTCACAAAGGTATCATTACCCTTTGTGAGCATTGCATAACAAGCAAGCAAAGATCGACTACGATTAATACATCCAATTCTAGAAGCAAGGATGTTCTAGAATTAGTTCACTCGATGTATGGCAAGCACCGGTTTCATCAGGAGGAGCTAAGTACTTTGTGTCCTTCATCGATGATTACTCGAAGGAGATGTTGGGTGTATCCAATCAAGAGCAAGGGAGATGTATTTGtaattttcaaaacttacAAAGCGCGGGTTGAACTTGATTCGTGCAAGAAGATCAAGTGTTTAAGGACGATAATGGAGGAGAATACACATGTCATGAATTTAATAGCTTTTGCAAGCAAGAAGGCATCGAGACAGTTCACTACTGACACTcctcaacaaaatggagtgGCAGAGCGGATGAACAAAACTCACATTAGAAAGAACTAGAGCATTGTTGGGAGCCGCAGGCCTAAATAAGGCATTCTAGGCCGAGCGCGCTAACACTTTGTTATGTGATTAACCGGTCTCCATCTACAAAGTGAATTGATCAAAAGACACCGATGGAGATGTGGACTGGGAAGCCGATTGATTATTCAAACCTCCATATATTTGGAAGTCCTGTATGTGATGTATAATATCCAAGAAACTACAAAGCTGGATCCAAAATCCAGGAAGTGTTTGTTCTTGGGATATGCTGATGGTGTGAAGGGGTATCGCCTGTGGGATCCCACTACCCACAAGGTTATAATCAGCAGGGATGTAATCTTTCTAGAAGATAAATTGAAGGGAGAAGATGATagcacttcaaaagaaaattcagagaCTACAACTATACAGGTGGAAAGAAAGTCtacagaagaagattcttctGAAGTAGCACCAGAGCATGAAGAGGAAGAACCAGTCGAGTTTGAAGAGTCAGCCGAAGTTGAAGAGTCAGAACTTGGAAAGGGAAAacgtataaaatttataccAACCTGGCATAAAGATTATGATATAGGCAGCAATGTCGCATACTGTCTTCTAACTGAGGAAGGAGAGCCATCAACTCTCCAAGAAGCAATGAGCAGTTCAAATGCATCTCGTTGGATGGCGTGAATGCAAGAAGAGATGGAAGCTCTACATAAGAACAAGACTTGGGAGCTTGTGCCACTACCACAAGGAAGAAAGGCCATTGGCAACAAATGGGTCtttaagatcaaaagaaatagtgaTGATCAAGTGGAGCGGTTTCGTGCAAGAATTGTGGTGAAAGGATATGCTCAGAAGGAGGGGATTGACTTCAACGAAATATTTTCCCCTGTGGTTCAATTAACAACTGTTCGAGTAGTCTTGGCGATGTGTGCTACATTTGACTTACATCTAGAGCAGCTAGATGTGAAAACAGCTTTTCTCCATGGAGATcttaaggaagaaatttatatgctccagccagaaggttttgaagaaaaaggaaagcggAACTTGGTTTGTAGGTTGAACAAATCTCTATACGGTTTAAAGCAGGCGCCGAGGTGTTGGTATAAGAGATTTGATTCCTTCATCATGAGCCTTGGATACAACAGACTTAATGCAGACCCTTGTGCATATTTCAAGAGGTTTGGTAAAAGTGATTTTGTTATCTTACTGTtgtatgtagatgacatgttggtagCAGGCCCCAACAAAGATCATATTGAAGAACTAAAGGCACAGTTggctagagaatttgaaatgaaggacTTGGGACCAGCAAACAAGATTCTAGGGATGCAAATTCACCGAGACAGAAACAATAGGAAGATTTGGCTTtctcagaaaaattatttgaagaaggtCTTGCGACGCTTCAATATGCAAGATTGTAAGTCAATTTCTACCCCACTTCCTGTTAGTTTCAAATTATCCTCCAGTATGAGTCCTAGCagtgaagaaggaaggatggaaaTGTCTCGAGTACCGTATGCATCAGTAGTGGGGAGTTTAATGTTCGCGATGATTTGTACACGACCAGACATTGCACATGCAGTGGGAGTAGTAAGTCGGTACATGGCGAATCCTGGTAGAGAGCATTGGAATGCTGTAAAGAGGATTCTAAGATATGTTAAGGGAACCTCAGATGTTGCATTATGTTATGGAGGATCAGACTTTATTATCAGAGGATATGTTGACTCAGATTATGCAGGTGATCTTGATAAAAGCAAATCTACTACAGGGTATGTGTTCACACTTTCTTGGCGGGTATGGTGGTATCACTGCGATCGGTTGTGGTGACATCAACAACAAAAGCAGAATATGTAGCAGCTACACAAGTTAGTAAGGAAGCAGTAtggttgaaaatgatgatggagGAACTCGGGCACGAACAAGAGCATATTCCTCTATTCTGTGACAGTCAGAGTGCCTTGCATCGCAAGGAATCCAGCTTttcattcaaagtcaaagcaCATACGAGTCCAGTATCACTTCGTTCGTGAAAAAGTGGAAGAGGGCACTGTGGATATACAGAAAATTCATACTAAAGACAACCTAGCAGATTTTTTGACGAAGGCAGTTAACACTGACAAATTTATTTAGTGTCAATCCTCTAGTGGCCTGATAAAAGTATAAGCAGCATGGAAAGGCAAGGAAAAAAGAACGGTGTGAAGATCTGATTGATcctcaatcaaatcttcaaGTGGGAGATTGTTGATATTTGAGGAGCATtttctcccacattgctaagttaacaatgTGGAGGTACTTTCCAAGCTTATATAATAGAGGCCTCACCTTGTTATTAAAGTATcccaaaataagagaaaaataaacttcTGATGTATTGAACTGTAGTCGATGCTGCTTGCTTGTTATGCAATGCTCACAAAAGGGTAATGACACCTTTGTGAGACCAGGAAGTAGATTTTTCTCAGCAAGAATCTTCATGCCTTGTTCAGACATATGTCCAAGCTTCCGATGCCACACCACTGCAGATCTCTCGCTTGAACTACTTGAAGCAACAGATGCTTCCCGCTTCATGCAGTCTCTCCCAAAACATATACAAATTAGCGTgaattttttctcctttcataaTTACAAGCGCTCTCTGGCTAATCTTCATGATTCCTTTCCGAACTTTGATAATGCAATTAAGATCATCCAAATTGTCCCGGAGATAACAAATTCTTCTTCGGACCTTCCACATGTCGCACTCCTTGAATAAGTACGGACTGCATCATGCATCTTCAACTGATAGTTCCAATGCCTATAATCTTTAAGGCATTATCTTCATAACTATACACAGATCCTCCTAAGATAGGTTCATAATGATGGAACCACTCTCTTCGAGAGGTCATGTGATAAGTTGCTCCTGAGTCAAGAAGCCATACATCAGCAAATCTCTTCCGCTTTCAGTTGATATTCTTGCTTCACAAAGATAATACATTTCCATCATCCGAAGTGCATGCCACATTCCCTTGAGGGATTGGAATTCTTTAAACTCCAACAATCCTTCTTGGTGACCTTTCTTACCACAATTGtagcatttataattcttcttactctttgattttgatctaCCATGATTGTGACTCCCACTTGGACCACGTTTTGTTAATCTCCCTCTCATCACCATCAAGGCTTCCACTTGTTGTGAACTTGCCTGCTTATCTTCCTTGTTTCTTCacgattttcttcttcaagaatagCTGTCGCTATATCATCAAAGACTAGAATTTCGAGTGTGACATTATTTGTCAAACTGATGATGAGTTGATCATGTGAATCGGGTAGACTTTGGAGTAGAAGTTCGCACGTTCTTGTGACTCTATTTTATAGCCCAACGATGTGAGTTGAGAAAATAGAGTATTCAAGACATTAAGATGCTCACACCAAGTAGATTCGACATTCTTAAGGTGTAAAGTTTCCTCTTAAGGAAAATTTTGTTGTGTAATGACTTGGCCTCGTACAGTCTAGTGAGGTGGTCCCAAATCTCCTTTCgctgcttttcttttcttctacgCCGGACAAGATCCCATCCTGCAAGTGCTAGATGAAGGTTTGCAATAGCATTCCCATCTATCTCGTTCCACTTATTATCATCTGTGAGTGTTGTCGGTCGTTCACTGATAGCCGCaagacaattgtcttttctcaatacagcctttatctttaatttccacAGTGAGAAATTACTCCCGTTGAACttttc comes from Ricinus communis isolate WT05 ecotype wild-type chromosome 5, ASM1957865v1, whole genome shotgun sequence and encodes:
- the LOC8288854 gene encoding growth-regulating factor 8 isoform X2 translates to MGTRSGVSFVGSKKEDKAKDLEVLRMQAKESYRVMSEDHHHHEGSTQLLPSSSSSSSSCSGSFDGGGSGAGAGGPLFYSRSNRVACFGDIYDVVGASDADAVLAGSKFSSFTFNLSGEMTPSSMNMGVPFTAAQLQELERQTIIYKHMMASIPVPPELLIPITKTQSNASPTQFHEMGISSCTNSDPEPWRCKRTDGKKWRCSRDVAPDQKYCERHSHKSRPRSRKPVELHTDSMASNSNNYITNTQLLNQKPHFPSQTNSHLSNFPSAMVSASATAANSFNQPRGLEWFLKGETAPVPSNSDQEWHYLKQDRIKGSDEKLYHYREGQYDSNSYMNLRDNSHSLQAHRLNENCSLLLSPKSTILNPSSQTQAQETRHFLDAWSTAMRESNAGGLDHDQCSDSSSEKILPLSTLTLSMCGVSQTNEENDNGQASSTFGIMGSDKDAASVLRPHWMMNHGSWMSSPPGGPLAEALCLGISNSTRADSNLASSNGSSYDINNNS
- the LOC8288854 gene encoding growth-regulating factor 8 isoform X1; amino-acid sequence: MGTRSGVSFVGSKKEDKAKDLEVLRMQAKESYRVMSEDHHHHEGSTQLLPSSSSSSSSCSGSFDGGGSGAGAGGPLFYSRSNRVACFGDIYDVVGASDADAVLAGSKFSSFTFNLSGEMTPSSMNMGVPFTAAQLQELERQTIIYKHMMASIPVPPELLIPITKTQSNASPTQFHVVKGSLEMGISSCTNSDPEPWRCKRTDGKKWRCSRDVAPDQKYCERHSHKSRPRSRKPVELHTDSMASNSNNYITNTQLLNQKPHFPSQTNSHLSNFPSAMVSASATAANSFNQPRGLEWFLKGETAPVPSNSDQEWHYLKQDRIKGSDEKLYHYREGQYDSNSYMNLRDNSHSLQAHRLNENCSLLLSPKSTILNPSSQTQAQETRHFLDAWSTAMRESNAGGLDHDQCSDSSSEKILPLSTLTLSMCGVSQTNEENDNGQASSTFGIMGSDKDAASVLRPHWMMNHGSWMSSPPGGPLAEALCLGISNSTRADSNLASSNGSSYDINNNS
- the LOC8288855 gene encoding protein IQ-DOMAIN 17, whose amino-acid sequence is MEKKSGTSWLTIVKRAFRSPIKENETKSSRRREEHVQEEEEKKREKRRWLFRKTNSNSIHVQQYEAKTVTNTNDAATNTIPVSPALGAQQSHAIAVAAVTAAAAEAAAATAQAAVEIVRLTRPSGFVRERRAAVIIQTAFRGYLARRALRALKGLVKLQALVRGHNVRKQAKLTLKCMQALVRVQDRVRDQRARLSHEGSRKSMFAETDGLWESRYLQEVRERRSLSRDLSFILDDWDDRQYTSGELEAIVQNKKEAALKREKALAYAFSSQIWRSRRNPSAGDEKELEERTRWLDRWMATKQWESNSSRGSTDRREAIKTVEIDTSRPYSYSTPTSFVRRSQSQNHQQKQPSPSLLRAPVHHNLCLHQSPITPSPCKTKPLQVRSASPRCPKEEKCFSAAHTPSLSSRYRYGMGASGVNTAAAIPNYMAATESAKARVRSQSAPRQRPSTPERERGGSSSAKKRLSYPAPEPHCSNIIGCSNSSFSQNLRSPSFKSVQCGLLGMDHRSNYSFYTESIGGEISPCSTTDLRWLH